Proteins from a single region of Apium graveolens cultivar Ventura chromosome 7, ASM990537v1, whole genome shotgun sequence:
- the LOC141671106 gene encoding alcohol dehydrogenase-like 6 translates to MASSTSQPQVITCKAAVAWGAGEAMVIEEVEVSPPQPMEIRVKVVATALCRSDFNAWLSQATPHLFPRIFGHEASGIVESVGEGVTEFTKGDHVLTLFTGECMSCKQCTSEKGNICQVLGLERKGVMHSDQKTRFSVRGKPVYHYCAVSSFSEYTVVHSGCAVKVDPKAPLEKICLLSCGVAAGLGAAWKVADISKGSTVVIFGLGTLGLSVAQGAKIRGASRIVGVETNSEKSVKAKAFGVTDFINPNDHDEPIQQVVKRITNGGADYSFECVGETAVISTALQSCCDGWGLTVTLGVPKSNPEVKAHFSTFLSGKTLKGSMLGGWKPKSDIPSLIEMYLNQEIQVDEYISHNMPLEDINQAFDLMKDGKCLRCVIHMPK, encoded by the exons ATGGCATCATCAACTTCACAACCTCAGGTCATTACATGCAAAG CTGCAGTGGCATGGGGAGCAGGGGAAGCAATGGTGATAGAGGAGGTGGAAGTGAGTCCACCTCAGCCTATGGAGATTCGAGTGAAGGTGGTTGCTACTGCACTTTGCCGCAGTGATTTCAATGCTTGGCTTTCTCAG GCAACTCCTCATCTGTTTCCGCGGATATTTGGGCATGAAGCATCCGG GATCGTTGAAAGTGTTGGGGAAGGAGTGACTGAATTTACAAAGGGGGATCATGTGCTTACTTTATTTACTGGGGAATGCATGAGCTGCAAACAGTGTACTTCGGAAAAAGGCAATATCTGTCAAGTACTGGGGTTGGAACGAAAAGGAGTAATGCATAGTGATCAGAAAACACGTTTTTCTGTAAGAGGGAAACCTGTATATCACTATTGTGCAGTTTCAAGTTTCAGTGAATATACAGTTGTGCACTCTGGATGTGCTGTGAAAGTTGACCCCAAAGCACCATTAGAGAAAATATGCCTGTTAAGTTGTGGAGTTGCAGCAG GTCTGGGTGCTGCTTGGAAGGTTGCTGACATATCTAAAGGATCAACAGTTGTAATCTTTGGTCTAGGAACTTTGGGCCTTTCT GTGGCCCAAGGAGCTAAAATAAGGGGAGCATCTCGCATAGTTGGTGTGGAAACTAATTCTGAGAAGAGCGTCAAAG CAAAAGCTTTTGGAGTTACAGACTTTATCAATCCAAATGACCATGATGAACCTATTCAACAG GTTGTGAAGCGTATTACCAATGGAGGAGCAGACTATTCATTTGAATGTGTAGGAGAGACAGCAGTAATAAGCACAGCTTTACAGTCTTGCTGTGAT GGCTGGGGTCTGACTGTTACCCTTGGAGTCCCAAAATCGAATCCTGAAGTAAAAGCTCACTTTTCGACATTCCTGTCTGGAAAAACATTGAAAGGGTCTATGCTTGGTGGATGGAAACCAAAATCTGATATTCCATCATTGATTGAGATGTATCTAAATCAG GAAATCCAGGTTGACGAGTACATTTCACATAATATGCCATTGGAAGACATCAATCAAGCTTTTGATCTTATGAAAGACGGAAAGTGTTTGCGTTGTGTCATCCACATGCCAAAGTAA
- the LOC141671107 gene encoding putative GEM-like protein 8 has translation MKVEMAMEAEGEDSYEKYSMESSSSSYDVSLSPHRPSSLSELVSSYHSSDSEHSSPDTNKRGIKTGQKNKSGRKAGSFAFRIKEHVRMGPKFSETVKGKLSVGAKIILKGGRENIFRHIFGISEGEKLLKASQCYLSTTAGPIAGILFISTLKVAFFSERSISLPSDKGECLKTPYKVLIPITKIKEANESENVNKPAQKYIEIVTEDGFEFWFMGFVRYEKAFMNLQKAISMSLFEKSA, from the exons ATGAAGGTTGAAATGGCAATGGAAGCTGAAGGAGAAGATTCTTATGAGAAGTATTCAATGGAAAGTTCAAGTTCTTCATATGATGTATCTTTGTCTCCTCACAGACCATCTTCTTTGTCAGAGCTTGTTAGTTCTTATCATAGCTCAGATTCTGAACATAGCTCTCCAGACACAA ACAAAAGAGGCATCAAAACAGGTCAGAAGAACAAGTCTGGAAGGAAAGCAGGCAGTTTTGCATTCAGAATTAAAGAGCATG TGAGAATGGGACCAAAGTTTTCAGAAACGGTGAAAGGGAAACTAAGTGTGGGGGCAAAAATAATTCTAAAAGGTGGAAGAGAAAATATATTTCGACATATATTTGGAATAAGTGAAGGGGAGAAGCTGTTAAAGGCTTCTCAATGTTACTTATCAACCACAGCTGGTCCAATTGCCGGAATACTATTCATTTCCACTCTCAAAGTTGCGTTCTTCAGTGAAAGATCAATCAGTTTGCCTTCTGACAAAGGAGAGTGCTTAAAGACACCTTATAAG GTTTTGATTCCGATTACCAAGATTAAAGAAGCAAACGAGAGTGAGAACGTAAACAAGCCAGCACAGAAGTACATAGAAATTGTCACAGAAGACGGTTTTGAGTTTTGGTTTATGGGATTTGTAAGGTATGAGAAAGCTTTCATGAACCTTCAGAAGGCTATTTCCATGTCCCTATTTGAGAAGAGTGCCTAG